In Ahaetulla prasina isolate Xishuangbanna chromosome 5, ASM2864084v1, whole genome shotgun sequence, the following are encoded in one genomic region:
- the MID1IP1 gene encoding mid1-interacting protein 1 gives MMQICDSYSQKHSLFNAMNRFIGAVNNMDQTVMVPSLLRDVPLMLDELDSGGGCGEREPQLTPNGSTYCSCRDMYSHYMLLKSIRNDIEWGVLQQANEETTGRKKDKLNGSSGAMDISRGIPEDDEVEEDLEKQFHYHLSGLHTVLSKLTRKANVLTNRYKQEIGVNNWGH, from the coding sequence ATGATGCAGATCTGTGACTCTTACAGCCAAAAACATTCCCTCTTCAATGCAATGAACCGCTTTATTGGAGCTGTTAACAACATGGACCAAACAGTGATGGTGCCCAGTCTTCTTCGGGATGTGCCTCTCATGCTGGATGAACTGGATTCAGGGGGTGGTTGTGGAGAAAGGGAGCCCCAGTTGACCCCCAATGGCAGTACTTACTGTTCTTGCAGAGATATGTATAGTCACTATATGTTGCTCAAATCCATTCGCAATGACATTGAATGGGGTGTATTGCAGCAGGCAAATGAGGAAACCACTGGAAGGAAGAAGGATAAGCTGAATGGGAGCTCTGGTGCCATGGACATAAGCCGAGGAATCCCTGAAGATGATGAGGTGGAGGAGGATTTAGAGAAGCAATTTCATTATCACCTGAGTGGGCTTCACACTGTGCTCTCCAAACTTACGCGCAAGGCCAATGTACTTACCAACCGCTACAAGCAGGAGATTGGAGTCAACAACTGGGGGCactga